The genome window AAGCCAGCTGCACGCAAAATATGTTGAGTTAGCACATCTTGTTTTTTACCTTCTTGCGCTTTGTCTTCATTTGCTTTTTGTTCAGTCATATTTAGGCAACCTCTTTTTCAGTACCTTGACCAGTGATTGCATGTTGTTCTACAACATCAATTGTTGGACGATCTTTTGCTGAGATAGTTTTTCGCCCGTATTCAAGTGCTATTTGTGGCATTGCACCGTTCATATAAGCCAACAATGTTTGTTTAACAACAATGTAAATACGTACTTTTTTGTTGCGTACTGTTTTGATTTTGGAGGCTATAGGACCAAAGATCCCATAGGCAAAAAAAATACCAGCGAAAGTTCCTACGAGGGCGGCTCCAATCAAATGTCCCAACACTTCTGGAGGTTCACTAATGGCACCCATGGCTTTAACCACACCCAAAACAGCTGCTACAATTCCAAGAGCTGGAAGGGCATCAGCCATATTTTGCATTGCTTGATAGGGTTTTTGAGAGTCATGTGAAATTGTATGAATTTCTTCATCCATTAAAGCTTCAATTTCAAAATGGTGTGTATTTCCCATGACGATAAGACGGCAATAGTCGCAAATAAAATTAGTTAAAGATTCATCTTTTAAGATTAGAGGATATTGCTGAAACAATGTCGATTCTTTCGGATTGTCGATATGACCTTCCATTTCAGAGCGTGATTTTGAACGCATTTCACGCATAAGAACATAGAGTAAACCTAACAGCGCTAAAAAATCCTTTTGCTTTGGAACAGCATCTTTCATTGCTTCTATTGTTGCTTTTAGTGTATCTTTAATGGCGGGAAAAGGATTGGAAACAATAAATGTTCCAATAGCTGAACCTAAAATGATAACGAATTCCCATGGTTGTATCAAAACACCAAGATGACCTCCCATAGCAACATAACCGCCTAGTATGCATCCAAAAATAATCACTAATCCTATAATAACACCCAAGGTTGTGAGCTCCTTATTTTCAATTTTTGTGAAAATGTAAATGTTTATGCTTGTGTAAAACTTACCATTTTAAAGTTATAAGTTTTATTTTGGCTTAATATTATTAAGAATATTTGCTTAGTGTTATAAAAAAGTGTTAAAAGATATAATAATTTATAAAATAAAAAATATTTAATCTATTAATAAAGGCTCGTTAGAGTAGCACTATTTAATAATCAAAGTAATTTTACCGTCAGTTTCGGATAAGTTTTATACTTTAAATGGAGGTTGGTATAGAGAGGGGTTTGCTATGATTAGCACATATACGAATTACAGAAGTACAATTGATAATATGAAACAAACATTTGATCGGCTTTTTCAAAAGCCTCAGGTTAAACGTGAGACAGATTATTATGTTAAGCATATTATCGGTGTGAAGTCAGTTGATGATTTTTTGGCAAATGATAAAATTTATAATTATGCTATGAAAGCTTATGGTCTGGAAGATATGATTTTTGCTAAAGGCATGATTCGTAAGGTACTTTCAGATTCTCAGTATGCTTCTCAATTAGTAGATAAGCGTTATCGGCAATTTGCGGAGGCATTTAATTTCAGCAAATATGGTGAAGAAGCTACACAAAGAGAGAGTGCAAAAACAGTTACCGTGAATAAATACATGCAACAAACATTGGAAGTTGAAGCAGGTGAAGTCAATGAGGGGACGCGTCTTGCTTTGTATTTCACTCGTACTGTTGGAGGAATGGTGAAGGACAGTATTCTTACAGAAAAAAATTGGGCTTATCAGATTCTTAGCGATAAAGCTTTGTCCGCTGTTGTTTTTAAGGCCTTCAACATTTCTGAGAATGTGCTTACATCGCCAATTGAATCGCAAAAATCTTTGTTAGAATCGCGCATGTCACTTAAGGATTTACAAGATCCAAAGAAATTAGAACATCTTATTGCGAAGTTTTCTACTATGTATGATGTTAAAAACCAAACAGTTGTTAATCCTACTTTAATGATTTTGCAAGGGTCGAAAGTAGGCGGAGGATTGGCTTTTTCAAATGAAACAATAATGGCTTTACAATCTCTTAAACGGGTTGGTTTGTAAGAGACCATTGATAGGATTCAAGAAAGGACTAGGTCTATGCAAAATCCGATTTATGTAGGTGTTTCAGGCCAAATTAGTTTGGAACGACGGATGGAGACTATTGCGCAAAATATGGCAAATGTGAATACACCAGGTTTTCGTGCTGGTGGTATGAAGTTTGATACATTAATCTCTCCCGTTGCACATGAGCAAGGTGATCGTGTTTTTTTCACAAGTGCTGGTAAGGGGTATATTTCGACCAATCGAGGTTCTTTGGTACAAACAGGTAATGCTCTTGATATTGCCATAACAGGTGAGTCCTATTTTTCTATGCAAGCATCTTTTGGACAAGTTTATACCCGGGATGGTCGAATGATCATGACTGCGGAAGGGGGATTGGTTTCGGTAACAGGATTGCCTTTTTTAGATGAGGGAGGGGCTCCAATTCAACTTAATCCAGCAGGGGGAACACCGCGTATTGTAGCTGATGGAAGTATTTATCAAAACAATGCCTTTGTTGGGAAAATTGGTTTATTTCAGTTTCAATCAGGCACTCAATTGCGCTATGGGCCGAATTCTTCGGTGATTCCTGATAGAGCTGTCTTTCAATCAGAAGGAGGAAGTGGTGATGGTGTTGTACAGGGATATATTGAAAGTTCAAATGTGAATGGTGTGGTAGAGATGACCCGTCTTATTGAGGTGAGTCGTGCTTTTGAACGTGTTGAGTCAATGCTTCGTCAGCAAGAAGAAATGCGTTCTAAATCTATTCAAGTTCTGAGCGGAAAAAATATTTAATAATGGAAGTTTTCTATTTTTCTATAAAGAGTGTGTGTAGTGTTAGAGAGCCAAGATGATTCTATGCCAGAAGTTGTTTTAGTTAATGTTACACCAACAATTGATTCAGATATAGATTCTCATTTTGCTGTTTCAAAGGATACTGATACAAATTCTGAAAGATTAGCTGATAAGGCAGATGTCGCTATTATTAAAGAGATAGCAGATTCTGCTTCAGATACCGAGATAATTGAGACAAGTCCTTCTCCTACCGCTTTAAGCCGATTATTTGATTTTGCAAAACGTAAAGACGACTATTATTCTCATCTTGTGAGTCAAGGTGGTGTTATTAGTGATGTATCAAGGGGAACATTGGTTGCACGTGGTTTATCGCAATCTGTTTTGCTGGGGGATACAGTATGTGTTGAGTGTGAAACACAGCTTCTAAGGGGTGAAATTATTCGTGTTAATGAAGAAAGCGTTTTAATTAAACCTTATGATGAAACTGTTGTTCCCGTTCTTTCTGCTTCTGTTTTTCCGAAAGGTCCTCTTTTTGTAGCTCCAGATCGCTCTTGGCGTGGACGAATCGTTAATGCTTTTGGTGAGGCGATTGATGGCAAGGGGATCTTATCTTCTGGTTCACGAAATATGGCAATTGAGACTTATGCACCTCCAGCATTACAACGTGCGCGTGTGGGTGCAGGATTACGCACGGGTATTAAGGTCATTGATATTTTTACACCCCTTTGTTTTGGACAGCGTGTTGGAATTTTTTCTGGCTCTGGAGTAGGGAAGTCGACTCTTTTATCTATGATGATGCAGGCTGATCATTTTGACACGGTGGTTTTAGCACTTACAGGGGAGCGTGGTCGTGAAGTACGTGATATGCTTGATGATACATTGCAAGATAAATTACATAAATTGGTTGGGGTGATTGCAACAGGTGATGAAAGTCCGATGATGCGTCGTTTAGCTCCAATTATGGCCACAACAATTGCTGAATATTTTTCTTCTTTAGGGGATAATGTTTTGCTTGTTGTCGATTCTGTTACGCGCTATGCGTTGGCAGCCCGTGAAATTGCTATTTCTGCTCATGAACCACCTGTTTCACGTGGATTTCCTCCAAGAGTTTTTAGTGAATTGCCCCGCTTATTGGAGCGTGCAGGTCCGGGTAGAGAAGGCAAAGGATCTATTACAGGTGTTTATGCAGTGCTAGTTGATGGTGATGATCATAATGATCCTATTTCTGATGCCATTCGTGGAATTTTGGATGGTCATATTGTTCTTGATCGTGCCATCGCTGCTCAAGGAAGATTTCCTGCTGTTGATATCCTTTCTTCTATTTCACGTTTGGCATCTCATAGTTGGACACCTGAACAATGTACACTAGTTAAAAATTTGAAAGAAATGATTTTTCGCTACGAAGAAACACGTGATTTACGCGCTATGGGTGCTTACCGTCCAGGAACAGATCATATTCTTGATCAAGCAGTTTTTTTAGTTCCATCTGTTTATGCCACGATGAAGCAAAGTCCCGATATGCCACTTATCACTGACCCGTATGAAGAATTGGCTAAATTATTGAAAAGCCAATAATAGCTAATCAGGGAAAGAGGCAAATTTTTTCAAGAGATTATATTTTGTTGTGTACAGATTTGTGTATGGTTAGCATTTTTCCTTTTTGTAGCTTATGATTTGTTTAGAGAAGTTTGAAGAAAGTAGAGTCCTCTAGAGAGTTTGATCAGTTTTCTATAAACTCAGTAAATAAGAGTATGTTTGAAGAATTCTGTTTGAATCTGCTGATAGAAAAAGGAATGCTATTAAAAAAGTCTTTTTCTCTTATTGATGATGAGCTTTAGATTGATCTTGAGTTAAGCCTTAACAGATAAGATGAAGGATTTATTGCTTGATTGAGGTATAGAAAGTCCTCTTATTAATGGCGTAGTGATAGTTGAGTATTACGCATATATTAGTTTTTTAAATCAGGGAATGAATTGGTTTATGTCAGTTAATGTCTTGATGTTATGACTAGTAAAAACAGAGTTTGGTAGAGACACCTATAGTGCGGGGTATAATTTCATTTTCTTTTAAAATTTAAAAATGTGAAGGCAAGTCTCGCACAAGATTTCTTTCTTATGATGATTTTAAGTAAAAGGGGTAAGAATTATGGATTCGGTTAGTCTTTTTGAGATGGCAAATAAACAAGCAGATTGGTTATCTGTTCGTCAAAAGGCGATTGCAAGTAATGTCGCAAATGCCAATACACCTGGGTATAAAGCCCGCGATGTAGATGATTTTAAAGCTGTTTTACAAAATAAAACGATTTCTATGGCTGTAACAAATGTTCATCATATGGATATGACTGAAAATGGTATGGAAGCGCACATTATAAGCACTGAAAATATTACGGAAGTTACTCATTCGGGTAATGATGTTAATTTAGAAGAAGAAATGCGTAAAGGTAGCGATGTTAGTCGCGAAATATCTCTAAACACTGCTATTGTAAAAGCTTTTCATCGAATGACAATAGCAACAGTTAAAGGAGGAGCTTAAAGATGTCTGACCGTCTTATTGCAGCAGAACAGATTGCTACAACTGGTTTGAGTGCACAGTCAACGCGTTTGCGTATTATTGCTGAAAATTTAGCTAATGCCAATTCAACAGGAAAGTCACCGGGTGCTCGACCTTATCAGCGTAAAACAGTCAGTTTTGAAGCAACGCTTAATCCTTATATTGATGCACAAGGTGTGTATGTTAAACGCATTAGCACTGATAAAGCTCCTTTTATTATGCGTTATGAACCGGGCCATTTAGCTGCTGATAGCAACGGTTATGTGAAATATCCCAATGTGAATTCGATTATAGAAATGGCTGATATGCGTGAAGCAAATCGCTCATATGAAGCGAATTTGCAAGTAATTCGCCAAGCACGCGATTTGGTTTCACAAACGATTGATTTATTAAAAGGATAAGGTGGTTTATTACCTTATTAATGCTTTTTAGTTTGAATTTTGTAGGAGCGTATAAAATGATTGAAACACTCACTTCTGTTGCATCGCACAATGTTCTTGATTCATTAGGTAAAGACAGTATGCAAATGGATAGCCTTAATGGACAACAAATATTACCTGATATGCTTGAAAGAGGAAACAAAATCAGTTTTGATCAGGTTTTATCTGAAGTTGTAGAGGTTGTTGGCACGAAATTACAAACTGCAGAAAGTCTTTCCATAGGCAGAATCTCTGGAAGTGATGTTGGTGTACGTGAAGTTGTGAATTCCGTGATGGAGGCTGAAAGGTCTTTAAGTACGGCCATTGCTCTTCGTGATAAGCTTGTACAAGCTTATCTTGAAGTAAGTCGGATGCAAATCTAACAAGCACAACAGAGTTCGGAAAGGTATAGGAAAATTATGGTCATGAAGTCACTGTCAATTGCAGCAACAGGTATGGCTGCTCAGCAAACTAATCTTGACGTTATCGCTAATAATATGGCTAATATTAACACAACGGGTTTCAAGCGTGGGCGTGCAGAGTTTGCAGATTTAATGTATGTTGCAGATCGTGCAGTTGGTATTCCTAATATGCTTAATCAAGCTATTATACCTGAGGGTGCAATGATTGGGATGGGTGTGCGTACTGCCGCTGTTCGTACAGTTAATACGCAGGGGGCCTTTGTGCAAACTGGTAACGCCTTGGATCTCGCTATTAATGGAAATGGTTGGTTTGAAATACAAGATCCTAATGGCAATGTTTTTTATACGCGTTCAGGTTCTTTTAATTTGAGTGAAACAGGGCAGATAATAACGTTAGATGGTAATTTAGTGCAGCCTGTTATTACCATTCCTATAGGAAGCAAAAATGTCACGGTTAGTCCTGATGGGACAGTTTATTATCAAACGGATGCAGATCCTAACGCTGTGGAAGCGGGTCGACTTCGTTTAGTGAATTTTGTCAATGAGGTAGGTCTAGAACCAATAGGGGATAATCTTTTCCGTGAGACACAAGCTTCTGGTGCACCGGTTCCAGGAGATCCAAAGGATGATGGATATGGCAGCATTATGCAGGCAATGCTTGAATCTTCTAATGTTGATCCAGTCAAAGAAATGACAGAGCTTATTGCAGCA of Bartonella sp. JB63 contains these proteins:
- the motA gene encoding flagellar motor stator protein MotA — its product is MGVIIGLVIIFGCILGGYVAMGGHLGVLIQPWEFVIILGSAIGTFIVSNPFPAIKDTLKATIEAMKDAVPKQKDFLALLGLLYVLMREMRSKSRSEMEGHIDNPKESTLFQQYPLILKDESLTNFICDYCRLIVMGNTHHFEIEALMDEEIHTISHDSQKPYQAMQNMADALPALGIVAAVLGVVKAMGAISEPPEVLGHLIGAALVGTFAGIFFAYGIFGPIASKIKTVRNKKVRIYIVVKQTLLAYMNGAMPQIALEYGRKTISAKDRPTIDVVEQHAITGQGTEKEVA
- a CDS encoding DUF1217 domain-containing protein is translated as MISTYTNYRSTIDNMKQTFDRLFQKPQVKRETDYYVKHIIGVKSVDDFLANDKIYNYAMKAYGLEDMIFAKGMIRKVLSDSQYASQLVDKRYRQFAEAFNFSKYGEEATQRESAKTVTVNKYMQQTLEVEAGEVNEGTRLALYFTRTVGGMVKDSILTEKNWAYQILSDKALSAVVFKAFNISENVLTSPIESQKSLLESRMSLKDLQDPKKLEHLIAKFSTMYDVKNQTVVNPTLMILQGSKVGGGLAFSNETIMALQSLKRVGL
- the flgF gene encoding flagellar basal-body rod protein FlgF — translated: MQNPIYVGVSGQISLERRMETIAQNMANVNTPGFRAGGMKFDTLISPVAHEQGDRVFFTSAGKGYISTNRGSLVQTGNALDIAITGESYFSMQASFGQVYTRDGRMIMTAEGGLVSVTGLPFLDEGGAPIQLNPAGGTPRIVADGSIYQNNAFVGKIGLFQFQSGTQLRYGPNSSVIPDRAVFQSEGGSGDGVVQGYIESSNVNGVVEMTRLIEVSRAFERVESMLRQQEEMRSKSIQVLSGKNI
- a CDS encoding FliI/YscN family ATPase — encoded protein: MLESQDDSMPEVVLVNVTPTIDSDIDSHFAVSKDTDTNSERLADKADVAIIKEIADSASDTEIIETSPSPTALSRLFDFAKRKDDYYSHLVSQGGVISDVSRGTLVARGLSQSVLLGDTVCVECETQLLRGEIIRVNEESVLIKPYDETVVPVLSASVFPKGPLFVAPDRSWRGRIVNAFGEAIDGKGILSSGSRNMAIETYAPPALQRARVGAGLRTGIKVIDIFTPLCFGQRVGIFSGSGVGKSTLLSMMMQADHFDTVVLALTGERGREVRDMLDDTLQDKLHKLVGVIATGDESPMMRRLAPIMATTIAEYFSSLGDNVLLVVDSVTRYALAAREIAISAHEPPVSRGFPPRVFSELPRLLERAGPGREGKGSITGVYAVLVDGDDHNDPISDAIRGILDGHIVLDRAIAAQGRFPAVDILSSISRLASHSWTPEQCTLVKNLKEMIFRYEETRDLRAMGAYRPGTDHILDQAVFLVPSVYATMKQSPDMPLITDPYEELAKLLKSQ
- the flgB gene encoding flagellar basal body rod protein FlgB; the protein is MDSVSLFEMANKQADWLSVRQKAIASNVANANTPGYKARDVDDFKAVLQNKTISMAVTNVHHMDMTENGMEAHIISTENITEVTHSGNDVNLEEEMRKGSDVSREISLNTAIVKAFHRMTIATVKGGA
- the flgC gene encoding flagellar basal body rod protein FlgC; its protein translation is MSDRLIAAEQIATTGLSAQSTRLRIIAENLANANSTGKSPGARPYQRKTVSFEATLNPYIDAQGVYVKRISTDKAPFIMRYEPGHLAADSNGYVKYPNVNSIIEMADMREANRSYEANLQVIRQARDLVSQTIDLLKG
- a CDS encoding flagellar hook-basal body complex protein FliE; translated protein: MDSLNGQQILPDMLERGNKISFDQVLSEVVEVVGTKLQTAESLSIGRISGSDVGVREVVNSVMEAERSLSTAIALRDKLVQAYLEVSRMQI
- the flgG gene encoding flagellar basal-body rod protein FlgG; translated protein: MKSLSIAATGMAAQQTNLDVIANNMANINTTGFKRGRAEFADLMYVADRAVGIPNMLNQAIIPEGAMIGMGVRTAAVRTVNTQGAFVQTGNALDLAINGNGWFEIQDPNGNVFYTRSGSFNLSETGQIITLDGNLVQPVITIPIGSKNVTVSPDGTVYYQTDADPNAVEAGRLRLVNFVNEVGLEPIGDNLFRETQASGAPVPGDPKDDGYGSIMQAMLESSNVDPVKEMTELIAAQRSYEMNSKVIQASDEMAAVVSKNLR